TTATTTCCTTCATTAAATCTCACTTGATCAGCTCCCaaatcatcccaatttcctgaCATTATAGATAATCCACTTTCCCCCTTAATTATCTCCTCTCTTGAATAATTTTCCACCTTTACATTTTCAAAATTCTCATTCactaaaaaagtgaaatttgaagaaatttttttacCAATTTTTCCCTCTGTTTCTCCAACACATTTTGATGCAAGATTCTTGAGgaattcatttttcattttcaaggGGTTTTTGGGATTCTTGAAAATTAGAGTTTGAGTGATTTGGTTTATTGTTTTTGGGCTAGCAATAGAGAGATTGGGTGAAGAGCCAATTTTTGTGTAATTTGGAGTGTAAAATGCTGGTATTTTTGGTGAGTCAATTTGTGACACAAGGTTGTTGTGAATTTTGGACcacattttcaagaaacttgtcaTGACAAAAGGGTCTGCTAGAAATAGGCTGCAACTTATCCCAATTGAGTATCCTCCACACTTGAAATTTGTCACCTGAAAATGAGCCAGTGGAAAAATTAACATTGAAAAGTTTATCACCTAAGCTCCTCCCTCTTTTATTACAATTTGTATGACTCTACTATTATGGAAGTCACATGTGGATCTAGTGCATGTCATCTTAACCCAACAATTTTGATGATGAACTTGTAATTTTGGATCAGCCCTatacataataaaaattaataaataagtaCAATTAATCTATTTCGAAACCACTAAATCAAATGAGTTGCGCCAGAATCCCAAACTCGGATCATAATGTTCAAATAGTGGGTTCGCCTCAAGAAAGAGTTATAGAAAAGACATTTATAGCTTGTTTCGCCAAAGCTTCTAGGAAGtcaattctttttttatataaaagttCTTAATTTAGAGAGCTGAAGTGTTTGTCGTCCAAGCGTTTAGGAAAAATATAAGTGGTTTTGAATAGTTGCACCAGCtattttttagaaattgaaaaaGTAGTTTTTCCCTAGAAGTCATTCTGGAGCTTTTGTTAAACATAAATTAATCCTCTAATATTgacaaaagtactttttaaattaataagccaaacacaaactactACTTTCCAAACAGAATAAGCAAAACTTAGAAATTTGGTCaaagaaatataaaagaaatacTAGTAAACTGCCTAACAAGAATTTCCTTACATATTATGGTTTAACTTACTACATATTCAGCGTATTAAAGAATTTGAATATTGTCAGGTTATTAAGGGATTATTATATGTAACTAGTCATAGAAAATGAAAGAGATCTCAAAATGAAATTAGCAACTCGAAAATTAAGGTAAATTACTAGCTATAACATGTCAAAATGCATTACGAGTGTGTTTACTATAGAGAAAAACACactctcaaaaatatttttcaatcttCCCTGGTTTAGTTGGTTAAAATATTTCGGAAAGTATTTGCTCTAGGAaaataagtttcttaaaaatcaggaaaaatgatttccaaaatgaaaataagaaaaacaagtTTCATAAATAGTATTTTAAGTTCATTGTCTCCTCCCACCGTTAACACCTCCAACCCCCACCCTTGACGCCCACCCCATCACCGACGGCCAACTCACCACCCACCTTGACCCCTACTCCCATAGTACTTTTTTCCTAGATTACGTACATGGGCGGCCATGGTGGTAGTTACGGACTACGCCAGAACCCCGTAACGTTGGCTCAAACTCTGTCTTTATATTAAAAGATTCATTTAATATGcgtaaggggaaaaaaaatataatttagaaCCCATAAACTAAAAATTCTAGCTCCGTCTTTGATTACGTTTAAATGCTCTCAAGATTATACTTACCGAGtatcaaaagataagtaagaaaatcacttatttttcaaaagtataATTTCCTTCATACCAAGCACACTTTATTAGTGAAAAACTTCTTCAGACTAAGTGTAAATCACATCAATAGCATACTCAATATAATTTTATAAGTGGAGTTTGGAGAGAGTAAAATGATACAtatcttacccctacctttgtggggtagagaagCTGTTTTCAAGAAAGAGTAAATTATGAAACAgaaacttatacatatatgaacAAGAATCTAATCACTATGCTAAGTCAAGTCTTGAGCATACCTGGACATAGAAAAGAGGAGAAAACTGAGGACttgtttcatgaatatcctCCCAAAAAACAAGCTCATTTTCCACATTTTCCTTCTTCTTGAGTTCAAtaaaatcatccatattcattgGATAATTAGCCTCAAGCATTCTAACACCAGAATCATTTGAAACGAATTCCAAATTATCATCCTCTAATTTTCTTAATCTTCCAGCAAATATTGGACTTTCAACTATTGCACTTCCTAGTGACTCCTTAAACCAACCCGCAACTATCCATCCTGAATCCGTCTCTGACGCCTTGTTATAGTATAAAACCATGTGAAACCGCCTTTGTAAATCGTCCGAGCAGAGATTTTTGGATAGCGCGATTCGCCTGGAGAACCGTGGATCGGTTATCTTCAATGGTATCACAGTTTGGATTGCTTCAACTTGCAACTTGGAGGAAATATTTGCAGCTCCATTTCCATTGCAAGTTGccatgtttttaaaaaaaaaaaaaaaaaaaaaaacttgaacttGTCACTATATGTGTGACATTGCTAGGCTTTATATAGGTAAATTGGAACACCTCCCCCCACTCACACCCACCCCCACAACCAAAATAGAATAGCTAATAAATGATTAGTCTGGTTTTTCCTTATTTAGGAAGACAAGACAAGATAATAGTACTCATATTTGTTCCGTAAAACGTGAATAGTATCTCAAAAGGAAGAGTTTCTCATTAattaaaaacaatttttcttccattttatttgTGTGGTAAATTTGCCTGCTACGTGCAAGACATACGTGAGGCTCGATCTAAGTCGCTTTTTCGTAATCTTTTCTTtatctattatttatatttttttcttaccttACTTTGACCATATAATTTCTTGTTCCTTTTTGTTTGAACAAGTCAAATATTCTGATATTTCATACACCTAACCTAAAGTCTTAACTGTTGAGCCCACAAAAATTAATACATATTGGTTACTTTAACCCAAAATAATTAATACATATGGTTTTTACAATTTTGTCACGCAACGGAGCCACCGTTATAATTACGAGTTGGCAAAATTTGATAGCTCTTACTCAAATATTGTATATATGTTAAAAAGTTTATTTAGTATGTAAAAATAATCTATTTATAACCTAGTGAGCTACTAAAAAGATTGTGGCtcaaataaactaaaaatcCTGATTACACTTCAGGCTTAATTCAATAAATTCAGCGATTTGCTCCTTCAATTTATGTTGTTTCTGCTCCGAGAAGAGTTTGTTGAATATTGAAGAATACTTAGTGAACTATTAGTAAGTATTGTAGGGATACTTCCTCTTCACAAAATAAGTGTTATCTTAACAAAAATCACGttcattaagaaatcaataaatacaatgtgAACTTTAATAAACTATCCCtatttattagattttttttatccTCTGTCACAAAAATAAGTGTTATCTTAACAAAAATCACGttcattaagaaatcaataaatacaatgtgAACTTTAATAAACTATCCCtatttattagatttttttttttttagaattgatcaatactccctccatcccaatttatgtggcactttttgtttttcgagagacaatttgactaaactttgaagctaaattggataagattaactcaatattttaatattaaaatttatatattcgAAAACTACTTGAGAAGTACTATAatttgcaacttttctcatatcaattagagaaaaaatacatcttaaaatgtcagtcaaaattcatgcagtttgaatctcgggaagcgaaaagtgtcacataaattggggcaCAGGGAGTATTAAAAAAGACTACTTCTTTAATGCGAAAGGCATAGTTGGAAACACTTgtcaatttttgtcttgaattcctGAGACGACACATATTTTgggacagtttttttttttttttttaagatgacacttattctGGACGGACGGAGTAATTAATATCACTACAAAAAAGGGGTAATTTGTGGATATCACTACAAAAAAGGAATAATTTGTGGATGTTGAAAGTTATAATTCACGGAGGTTTTAGCCTCTTTTAGTAACTAGCAGAGGTTAAAACCTCCGCGAATTATAACTTTCAACCTCCGAAACTACTTTTTTTTGTGGTGTATGTCTCAAGCTTTGGGGACTGTCATAATTCTTCAATGACTTGGACAATAAATTCATACCTAAAATCTTTAATACATAAATGAACAACCTCTAGATCTTTCTTGAAAATGAATACTACAAGGaacacaagaagaagaagaaaagtggATGATAATATTGCAGGTGATCTGTCGCTTTTATGTCATAAATTGGATCTCTGAATAAGATTATGGCAAATATTATTAGCCTACTGATACCGCACACCTAACATCATTTAAGACGTTGTGGTGAAATTTGAATATCTTTTGTTGGAATATATATCACGAATTTATGTTGTGTGTCCTCACAAACGGTATCtatttataataatttaatgcATGGCTCTATTAACAAAACTTTAACAATTTTAGCAGCCAGACagctactttttcttttctttcttattcttctaTTAAATTAAGAGCATAccattaaaacttaaaaaataataaaatatatgtcATAGAAAATTGAATACTTATTGCTTGTTTAAAGAATACTAATgttgaatttgaaaaagaaaaaaaaaagagttgaagaAAACGACGTGCGTCTATTGATTTTTGAAGGTTTAAGTTGAATTTAACCGTTGGAAATTATTAGAATTGGGTAGAGGTGTCAATGGTTCTCAAAAAACCGACGTAACCGACCGAACTGAACCGATTTTTAGGTTTTCTTTAATAAAACCGAcgatttttatgaaaatttgtaaTCGAACCAAATAATTgcgttggtttttaattttataaaaataaaccgaaaaaataccgaaccgtaccgaattaatttatatgtgtaaaatatattcCATATATtagatttaaatataataaaatattaaaaattttgccatGGGTTCGGGATGATGAAATAATTAACACCTAAAGTTCCAACATTGAAACCTATTATACTACTCCgattgaaattaaattagttctAGCGTCTCGAGTAGTAACTAGCTTGCAAGCTACAAGGTATTCCAACGATCTTGGATAGAAAGTTACAAAgtattaaatatttttcctcTCATGTGATTTTAAATTTCTCTTATTGGATAATTAATCTTAGTAGTCTTAGTTCTTGAGTGcatcttgattgatttttgtTCCTTCGTGCGATATAAATTATACTTTGAGTCTTTGCTTAACAATGTTTTACATTACCGTAAAATAGTGGGATCAATCTTAATTTTTGTcgtctttcatgttttcttgattcatcatcttttaaaaagtaaaaatgtcTAAAGTCCTATTGAAGTATACATGATATCGTGTCTTTAACTTTTACTAGTGACTATGATGTGATgttgttttgtttaaaaaaaaaaaaaattaaccgtACCGATACCGATACCGATACCGAAGAAAAACCGAGATGATGGGATGGTTTCGGAAAATctaattttggttctacaaaatGAAATATCCGAAAAATTGATAtggtaaattttttataaaataaccatCCGAATCGTACCATTGACGCTCCTAGAATTGGGTTTAGAAGGTTGTACATCAAATTTGGAGTCATTAATTTGAACCAATTTTGAAGCAAGAACGTGTTTGTGAATTTTTTACACTGCAAGTTATAGCGACCCATCAGGATTTGTATCAATTTTGAATATTTGTCAGGATTTGTGGTAAAAGAAACTGGTGATTCGTAAGGATTAGGAAACAATCCGTAAGGATTTGTGACGAAACAAGTTCCgctaattaatttgaaatttgacaaaatttGTGATCAAAACTCAAGCGTAAGCCTATTTGTGCAAATCTCctctaggggtgtacatggaccgggttggttcgggtTTTTCAAGCACCAAACCAGACCAAACCAATTATGTCGGGTTTTTgaatttataaaccaaaccaacaaaagccAAGTTTTCAACTTTGGGTTTTTCGGATTCTTTtggtaaagtcttcatacaaaacatataatttgtgtttCAAATATTTCGTTAGTCGTTGTACTACAACTATCTAATAAGgtgtattttaagaaaataacataaatgtaaGATGAGTGATGATATTGTCATACCTCAAgtggtcaaaatagtttacaacatcggGTAAttcggggttaattaaagttaaggagtcgccacacctaattatttatggtgaattagggcacctaaggtaattaaacttattatctaaagttgatttatgtttaaaattaaaccaaaagatctaggtaagggttcatcTAACCTAgaggaaggtattaggcatcctctaagttccattaataatggttaatccgaccggacttataattaattaggctaagtgtaaatatgacattttaaatgttttgggaaaataacttataaatatattGCTAAAATTTTAAAGTAAAGTGTAATGATGTAATATTGTTATAAAATTAAGACTtgtaaaaataatgatttgtataaaagagtttagttataaataaattgaaaaaggtGTGAAGTGACGCAAGGTTTtacaaatatttaaaacaacttAATAACTAGgtgttaattgattttaatggttatattatatatatatatatatatagctaggTGGGATGGATAGGTGGCTAAcgcaaaataattttataaataggCTTTCTCTAACTAATCACTTAGTAAGatgaatatttttgtgaatttgaatTAACTCCAACCTACAATAACTTATTCACTATTAATTAAAGACTTAAAGATTTGCGTATTAATGAcattttctaaatttctaagatagtaaAGTGGATCATGATTCTTTAACCCAAGATGTGTAGCCatgttattttaaaaatcaattattctaagaaaaataaatattaggagtattataataaataactttaatataaaaagaagaaagatgaaatttatgaaattaattaTTAGTTCTTCCTACCCATTTGCTAAATTAAAATTACTTGATTCATCTAAGGTTTGTCTAACttaagaaaatgaaacaaaataagAGTTAGTCAtgcaatacaaattaaatgcacaaaataaaataaaagaagtaaTAAACTAAATGGGCTCACCCCCATTTTGAACTCGTTAATGTGGCTGTTGTTGGGCTTGACCCAGAATCCATTGTATTTCTTTTCGGCAGGGTGACCCAATAGGAGAATTTTGTTGGGCTCTTTATGGGCGGATGAACCGAGGCTTGGAGGACCGGATCTATCTTTTGACAAAATAGAAATGGACAAGAGGTTGAGAGGTATCAAAATGCTAAAGTTTTCTTTGAGAAAGAGTAGAAAATAGCTTAAATGAGAGAGTTTTCCATCGTTTCTTGCCTCCCTTTGGCTGAAGAGTTAAAGATGTATTTATAAGAGTAGAAAACTAGAATTTGTGATTTTACGCGGGATttcaaagttgaaaaaaaatacGTTTGTTTTGAACGTTGGTGGTGGAAAAGTAatgaggagagagagagagatttggTCGTAGAAATGTTAAAATTGCGTCCCTGAAAATTGGGGGAGACAGACGCCGAGGGAGGTGGAGAGGACATAAGCGTGGGGGACGAGGAGAGAGAGTGGAAGGGAGCGTGAGTGAATTTTATAGATGTAGtctaaaaaaaggaagaaatatgtgGATCccattaaaaaaggaaaaagaaatgtgTGGCGTGGTGAGATGAAGAAAGAGGAATAcgcaa
This portion of the Lycium ferocissimum isolate CSIRO_LF1 chromosome 1, AGI_CSIRO_Lferr_CH_V1, whole genome shotgun sequence genome encodes:
- the LOC132059042 gene encoding shikimate O-hydroxycinnamoyltransferase-like, whose protein sequence is MATCNGNGAANISSKLQVEAIQTVIPLKITDPRFSRRIALSKNLCSDDLQRRFHMVLYYNKASETDSGWIVAGWFKESLGSAIVESPIFAGRLRKLEDDNLEFVSNDSGVRMLEANYPMNMDDFIELKKKENVENELVFWEDIHETSPQFSPLFYVQVTNFKCGGYSIGISCSLFLADPFVMTSFLKMWSKIHNNLVSQIDSPKIPAFYTPNYTKIGSSPNLSIASPKTINQITQTLIFKNPKNPLKMKNEFLKNLASKCVGETEGKIGKKISSNFTFLVNENFENVKVENYSREEIIKGESGLSIMSGNWDDLGADQVRFNEGNKAVHISCWIIIGENDQDLVMITPTPNEDSSELNIIITVSN